A genomic window from Salvia miltiorrhiza cultivar Shanhuang (shh) chromosome 5, IMPLAD_Smil_shh, whole genome shotgun sequence includes:
- the LOC131025142 gene encoding probable 6-phosphogluconolactonase 2, which yields MALSGYKKDGRELRIFENADELSCNLAEYIAELSEASIKERGVFAIALSGGSLVALMGKLCEAPYNKTVDWAKWYIFWADERVVAKSHADSNYKLVKDGFLSKVPIVHGHVHSINDSVTAEQAAEDYEFVIRQLVKTRVISVSEIHDCPKFDLILLGMGPDGHVASLFPSHPVFNEKEQWVTFITDSPKPPPERITFTLPVINSAANVAVVATGAGKAEAAHVAVDGAGPDYPELPARMVRPINGELVWFLDIAAASKIEGASFSE from the exons ATGGCTCTTTCCGGGTACAAGAAGGATGGGAGAGAGCTGAGAATCTTCGAAAATGCAGACGAACTGAGCTGCAATTTGGCAGAGTATATAGCAGAGCTATCAGAGGCTTCTATAAAGGAGAGAGGCGTCTTTGCCATTGCTTTATCCGGTGGCTCACTTGTCGCGTTGATGGG AAAGCTATGTGAGGCGCCTTACAACAAGACCGTTGATTGGGCCAAGTGGTATATATTTTGGGCTGACGAGCGCGTGGTTGCCAAGAGCCACGCTGATAGCAACTATAAGCTTGTCAAAGATGGTTTTTTGTCGAAG GTGCCTATTGTTCACGGCCACGTGCACTCGATCAACGACTCCGTGACCGCGGAACAAGCCGCCGAGGACTACGAGTTTGTCATCCGGCAGCTGGTCAAGACCCGCGTGATCAGCGTGTCCGAGATCCACGACTGCCCGAAGTTCgacctcatcctcctcgggatGGGGCCGGACGGGCACGTCGCGTCCCTATTCCCGAGCCACCCGGTGTTCAACGAGAAGGAGCAGTGGGTGACGTTCATCACCGACTCCCCCAAGCCCCCGCCCGAGCGGATCACCTTCACGCTACCCGTCATAAACTCCGCCGCCAACGTCGCCGTGGTCGCGACGGGCGCTGGCAAGGCGGAGGCCGCGCACGTGGCGGTCGACGGGGCCGGCCCCGACTACCCGGAGCTGCCGGCGAGGATGGTCCGGCCGATCAACGGCGAGCTGGTGTGGTTTCTTGATATAGCAGCTGCTTCAAAAATTGAAGGTGCAAGCTTTTCCGAGTAG